The sequence CAACGTGACGGGCCATGATATCTATTGCGGAATCCAGCGGGCGTTCGTGCATAGGGATGCGCTCCCCAAGTTGAAGCGCGCTCTCGCCCTGATAGCGAAGGAACTGCCCGGATACACGCTCGTGATTTTCGATGCGGCGCGCCCGATGTATGCGCAGGCGGTTCTCAAGAGCAGTGTCGCCGGGACGCCCTACTCGAATTACGTCTCGTCGGGCAAGACTGGCGGACTCCACAACTATGGCCTCGCGCTTGACCTTTCGATTGCCGACAGCACGGGCGCTCTGCTCGACATGGGAACGGATTTCGATTCGTTCGAACGCTGTGCCGGAGCGGTGGGTGAGGCCGACGCCCTCGAAAGCGGGCGCCTTACGCAGCAGCAGATTGACAACCGCAACTTGCTCCGCGGTATCATGAAGCGGGCGGGTTGGGTTACGCTCAGTAGCGAATGGTGGCATTTTAACGCCTTCACGCGGGCGTACACCAAGGAACATTACCCGCTGTTCCCGATGTAATCACTCGAGTGCTTCTGTGAGGATTGTCTCCCAAGAGTCACCCTGATGGTCGCTTCCCAAAAGTCACCCTGAGGACTGTCATCCTGACGCAGGTCAGGACGGGGTCGGAAAGTATATATCTGATGCTCCCTGAATCAAATTCAGGGTGACCTCAGCATGACATTAGGGCAGCGTTTTGATGCTGGCGCGTTTCAGGCGGTCGTTCAGCGCCATGCCAACTCCGGTATTCGGAATCGGATCCACGA comes from Fibrobacter sp. and encodes:
- a CDS encoding M15 family metallopeptidase; the protein is MIVFLLCGSVFAHETDIPFEPRKPEKPARFCSAAKQWVAYASADSNLVEITKMKGLRMDLRYGTFDNVTGHDIYCGIQRAFVHRDALPKLKRALALIAKELPGYTLVIFDAARPMYAQAVLKSSVAGTPYSNYVSSGKTGGLHNYGLALDLSIADSTGALLDMGTDFDSFERCAGAVGEADALESGRLTQQQIDNRNLLRGIMKRAGWVTLSSEWWHFNAFTRAYTKEHYPLFPM